The genomic DNA AAGCGCCGGATGTCGTCCAGGCTGTCGATGTCGCCGCTGGCCGTGACCGGCTCGGCGTCGGAGGCCTGCACGGTCTTGCCGGCGCGGAAGTCATTGGCGATGTCGACGATGTAGTCGCCGCGGTAGCCGTCGGCGGGCCACTCGGGCGCCTCGGGCGTCAGGCCGCGGGCGCGCGCCTGCACGCTGATGGCCAGGTTCTCGATCTGGTTGCCGGCGTCGTTGTAGTAGAACTCGCGCGTCACGTCGAAGCCGCTGGCGTCGAACAGGCGGCACAGCGCGTCGCCCAGCGCGGCCTGCCGCGCGTGGCCCACGTGCAGCGGACCGGTGGGGTTGGCCGACACGAACTCGACCAGGACCTTGGCGTCGCGCCGGGCGGCGCGGCCGTATTGCGCGCCCTGGGCCGACACGACGGGCAGCACGGCCTGGCGGGCGGCCGGCGTGAGGCGGAAATTGATGAAGCCGGGGCCGGCCAGTTCGGCGCTGGCGATCAGCGCGGCGGCCTGCGGGTCGGCCTGCAGGGCATCGACCAGCGCCTGGGCCAGTTCGCGCGGATTGCGGCGGGCGGGCTTGGCCAGTTGCATGGCGACGTTGGTGGCGAGGTCGCCATGCGCGGCCACCTTGGGGCGCTCGAGCAGGACGTTGGCCTGCGCGTCGGGCAGGAGGGCGGCCACGGCGGCCTGGATGCGGGAGATGAGGAGTTCTTGTTGCTCGAGGAGCATGGAGCGGGATTCGAAAAATTGACCAGTGGGGGGCCGGCGCCTGGCGCCGTGGCCGAGTCAGGGCCGTGGGCGCGGCCGGGAGGGCGCCGGCGGGGCCTGACGCATGCCTGAAGGCCGGCGGCGCGCCAGGCGGGCATCCCACGATGATAGCCTGATTCGATGTCCTGCCGCCCAGTGCGCGGGCCGGGCGCCGGTTGGCAGGGCGGACGGCTTGCGGTAGTGTGGATGCTCGCCACGCCAGTTGGCGCGCAACATGCCTGAACTCGGGATTTCCTCATGCTTATCACCTTCCAATCCAAGGCCGCCGGCGATGTCCTCATGCTGGAGGAACACGCGCTGCCGCTCTTGCAGGCCGCCGGCAAGGCGCCTGGTGTCTCGCCCGAGCGCGGCGTCTTCACCGTGGCCCAGCTGCCCGCCGCCATCGCGGGCCTGGAAAAGGCGATCGCGGCCGCGCCGCCCCTGGCGGACGAGGACGACGACGACGATGACGACAAGCCGCCCGTCCATCCCATCGCCCTGCCGGTCGCGCTGGGCCAGCGCGCCTTTCCCCTGCTGGACCTGCTCAGGAAGTCGCAGGCTTCGGGGGTGGACGTGATGTGGGAAGGCAGTTCGGCCTGGTAACGCCCTCTACCAACCATAAGGTGCCGGCACACGACCGGCATCGGACAGGAGCACACATGCGTAGTCAGATCACTGTCATCTTCGATCCCCGCCGCAGCCTGGACCTGACGGTGCAGACTGTGCCGGGCGACGATTCCGCCGCGCAGGCGCGGCAGTGGCTGGACGACACCTGGGAGCAGCTCGGCTGTGAGCCGCTGCGTCCCAGCGGCAAGGTGCTGCTGCTGGACAAGGTGCTGGGAATCGCCGACGCCTACGGCCACGAGCGCCTGGTGGCGGAACCCGAGATCGCGCGCGTGTTCGCCGAGAACGTGGCACGGGCGCTGGAGCGTCCGCGCATCACGGTGGACCTGCCCGGCCTGATGGTGGGTTACTGACCGCCACGCGCGGCGTTCAGCGTATGCCCGCCCGCATGAACGACTGCACGAACTGGCGCTGGAACAGCAGGAACGCCACCAGCAACGGCGCCGCGCTGATGAGCGTGGCCGCCGTGATGATCGACCAGTCGATGCCCTGATCGGTCGACGAAAACACCTGCAGGCCCACGGTGAGCGGACGCGACTCCACCGAGTTCGTGATGATGAGCGGCCACAGGAAGTTGTTCCAGTGGTGGCTGACCGACACCAGGCCATAGGCCACGTACATGGGCTTGGCCAGCGGCACGTACACCTTCATCAACACCTGCAGCGCGCTGGCGCCTTCCATG from Orrella dioscoreae includes the following:
- a CDS encoding DUF1840 domain-containing protein, with protein sequence MLITFQSKAAGDVLMLEEHALPLLQAAGKAPGVSPERGVFTVAQLPAAIAGLEKAIAAAPPLADEDDDDDDDKPPVHPIALPVALGQRAFPLLDLLRKSQASGVDVMWEGSSAW